The Arabidopsis thaliana chromosome 5, partial sequence genomic interval ATGAAATACAAATGAGGTTGGAGTGAGACATGCTATGTAATATATTTAGGTATGTAGACTGTATGTCTCCGTAGCAGCTGCATGAATTTAGCTTCCAAAAGCACATATACTTGCACGGGTCACACGGTTTATTTGCAGTGTAACTTTTTCGAATTGCGATTCTTGAACAAAATCTCTAAGAGTACTCTTCTACTACTTTCTGATGTTTTTCGTCATATGTGAGTGGAAGATGTTGGTTTAGTGTCGGGTTGTGTAGAGAGGACAAGAGTTAGACCATAGACACTCAAACAGTCAAACCAATCtattataaatagataatatCTCTCCGGTTTAGTATTTAAGCTTTCTTTGTATACCATTTATGTTTAATGAAGGTTTCGCGCTTGTTGATACAATCTGAACGAGATCTAAAGAAACCGTAAAAACATTTAGAAATAATACATCTCCAAAAAAAAGTCATTCGGAAAAacattttatgatttaaattgATGGATAATTTGTTCTCAACTTATACATCCAATTTCCGACCAATTCAAAACGAAATTCATCAATACTttaatttcttccttttttttttttttttttttttgtcaaccgaTATAAATTTGAACTCAAAAGATCCAATCCCGAGAGATATTGTTTACATACGTGACATGATGCGGTACGGTACGAATCTTTCGTGCCAACTTATCCGCTTTTACATTTGCACtacgagaaattaaagataaagagaaatttatGAATTCTTCCCTATCACTCTACAACTCCTTCAAATACACTGGAAACGCCGGCCATTCGGTTGGAATCGGTGAATTggtgaaatttttgtttctagaaATCAACTAATCCGTCAAAGATGGTTTATTCCCTTAATGATGAAGGAAAATGGGTTCTCTTGTTGCTAATAAAATAAtggtatttattttgtttcttagaaagaaaaaaaagactaatttaATTTGGTTGGTCACACACAACCGTTTTCATcggaagaagaacaagttgGATTGATTTTGCTTTGGATCTCACATCTGAGATCAGATTAATCTCTCTGTGAAGTCGAAGAACGAAACCCTAGTTCCCATGGATCTCTCTTCACGCTTCTCATCGATCCTTATCCTTCTCTTGATCTCCATCTCCATAGCTTCGGCTGAGATTCGTAAATCAGAGATCCGATCCGATGATCGTCCAATCATCCCTTTAGACGAATTCGGTTTCACTCACAGCGGTCGTCTTGAGCTTGACGCTTCCAAGATCTGGCTTTCCAACAGCAATCCCGATCTCGATCTCTCCAAAGTGGGCTTCTTTCTCTGCACTAGAGACGCTTGGGTTCATGTGATCCAacagcttgaagaagaagagatcacgTGCGCTCTACAATCAGATCTCGTTAAGCATGTGTTCACCTTCAACAATCTCAAGGGAGGAGATAAGAGCAGATTCTCCACCGTATTCACCGAGAACGATGCGGATCAGTACTCTCTCGTCTTCGCTAATTGTCTCCAACAGGTCAAAATCAGTATGGATGTTAGATCCGCTATGTATAACCTTGAAGGTAAAAAGGGAGGTCGTGATTATCTCTCTGCTGGAAGAACTGTTCTTCCTAAGGTCTATTTCTTATTCTCTGTTATCTATTTCTCTCTCGCCGCCACGTGGATCTACGTTCTCTATAAGAAACGTCTCACTGTTTTCGCAATCCATTTCTTCATGTTGGGAGTTGTTGTCTTGAAAGCTTTGAACCTTCTTTGTGAGGCTGAGGATAAGTCGTACATTAAGAAAACTGGAACTGCTCATGGTTGGGATGTCTTGTTCTACATTTTCAATTTCCTTAAGGGTATCACTCTTTTCACTTTGATCGTCTTGATCGGCACCGGTTGGTCTTTCTTGAAGCCCTACTTGCAGGACAAGGAAAAGAAGGTCTTGATGATTGTCATTCCTCTCCAGGTTGTCGCTAACTTTGCTCAGGTGGTTATCGATGAGACTGGACCGTATGGCCAAGATTGGGTCACGTGGAAACAGATCTTTTTGCTTGTTGATGTCGTCTGTTGCTGTGCTGTTCTGTTTCCCATTGTCTGGTCCATCAAAAACTTGCGTGAGGCGGCTAAGACTGACGGGAAGGCTGCTGTGAACCTCGTTAAGTTAACTCTGTTTAGGCAGTACTACATTGTGGTTATCTGCTACATCTACTTCACTCGTGTTGTTGTGTATGCACTGGAGACCATTACCTCTTACAAGTATATGTGGACTAGTGTTGTTGCCAGCGAGTTAGCCACACTTGCCTTCTATCTGTTTACTGGCTACAAGTTCAGGCCAGAGGTGCATAACCCGTACTTTGTTGTTGacgatgaggaagaagaggctGCTGCTGAGGCTCTGAAGCTTGAAGACGAGTTTGAATTGTAAGTCATCACTGGAATAATCGTGTCACGTGTGAGTCAGtaaaaagaaacatacttTGTTTGACAGGATGATTGAGAGTAAACCGGATCATCAGCTGCCTGCTAAACCgccttctcttctttggttttttccTCTTGTTATCTTTATTAGAATGCAATacctgttttgtttttacttgaATTGTTAGGATACTTATATAGACTCTATGAATGTCTTGTCCCCCAATGCATAGTATGTGTATTACTGGTAACATAAAACGCTTGGTGCTGCTCGTTATACTTAATCTGAGTCTCTGCTTTTCATTTGATAGACAAAATGGCTGATTAGAAAAGTTGCTTAAGGAAGCAAACTTTGTTCACTACTATTTGCCTTGTTGGATCTGTATTTATATCTTTGTCTGAAGTGACAGACGAAAGAATTGGTATAGTGTGTGGAGGTGGAAGAGATTAACATTGAATGTTTGGTGGACCATAGAGATTGATTGGTCacataaatacaaaaagtTTGGCGGAAATTAGGTGTACGAATGCGGAGGTGATTTATTGAAGGGAATACATATTTTG includes:
- a CDS encoding Lung seven transmembrane receptor family protein (Lung seven transmembrane receptor family protein; LOCATED IN: endomembrane system, integral to membrane; EXPRESSED IN: 24 plant structures; EXPRESSED DURING: 14 growth stages; CONTAINS InterPro DOMAIN/s: Transmembrane receptor, eukaryota (InterPro:IPR009637); BEST Arabidopsis thaliana protein match is: Lung seven transmembrane receptor family protein (TAIR:AT5G18520.1); Has 1807 Blast hits to 1807 proteins in 277 species: Archae - 0; Bacteria - 0; Metazoa - 736; Fungi - 347; Plants - 385; Viruses - 0; Other Eukaryotes - 339 (source: NCBI BLink).), producing the protein MDLSSRFSSILILLLISISIASAEIRKSEIRSDDRPIIPLDEFGFTHSGRLELDASKIWLSNSNPDLDLSKVGFFLCTRDAWVHVIQQLEEEEITCALQSDLVKHVFTFNNLKGGDKSRFSTVFTENDADQYSLVFANCLQQVKISMDVRSAMYNLEGKKGGRDYLSAGRTVLPKVYFLFSVIYFSLAATWIYVLYKKRLTVFAIHFFMLGVVVLKALNLLCEAEDKSYIKKTGTAHGWDVLFYIFNFLKGITLFTLIVLIGTGWSFLKPYLQDKEKKVLMIVIPLQVVANFAQVVIDETGPYGQDWVTWKQIFLLVDVVCCCAVLFPIVWSIKNLREAAKTDGKAAVNLVKLTLFRQYYIVVICYIYFTRVVVYALETITSYKYMWTSVVASELATLAFYLFTGYKFRPEVHNPYFVVDDEEEEAAAEALKLEDEFEL